The following proteins are co-located in the Hevea brasiliensis isolate MT/VB/25A 57/8 chromosome 11, ASM3005281v1, whole genome shotgun sequence genome:
- the LOC110654478 gene encoding RPM1-interacting protein 4 isoform X1 has translation MAQQRSHVPKFGNWDDDNIPYTAYFDNARKEKASVPINPNDPEQNPEAFMYGRGDLSFGHSQKSITSESGSSLLQAAGYRREKSERKKGWVTEGANNSFSTSVAPQHCRHRSASHPSDNDKHHRSTSIPQFGAWDETDPNSGEGFTVIFNRVKEEKKNSSAAIPPLPPQPSYYPAPQRNQSTSSSPSRLCCCLFSCGSK, from the exons ATGGCT CAGCAACGTTCCCATGTCCCAAAATTCGGAAACTGGGACGATGATAATATACCTTACACTGCATACTTTGATAATGCACGCAAAGAGAAGGCCAGCGTCCCCATTAACCCAAATGATCCGGAGCAGAATCCAGAGGCCTTCATGTATGGGAGAGGTGATTTGAGTTTTGGCCACAGCCAAAAGAGTATCACGTCAGAATCTGGCAGTTCTCTGCTGCAGGCTGCAGGTTATCGTCGGGAAAAATCCGAGCGGAAGAAGGGTTGGGTCACTGAGGGAGCTAATAATAGCTTCTCTACATCTGTTGCCCCGCAGCATTGTAGACACAGAAGTGCAAGTCATCCATCTGATAATGACAAA CACCAtagatcaacttcaattcctcaaTTTGGAGCTTGGGATGAAACAGACCCCAATTCTGGAGAAGGTTTTACTGTAATTTTCAACAGAGTGAAAGAGGAGAAAAAAAATTCATCTGCTGCAATCCCACCTCTCCCACCACAGCCATCTTATTATCCTGCACCTCAAAGAAACCAATCTACTTCTTCCTCTCCATCAAGG CTCTGTTGCTGTCTTTTTTCTTGCGGAAGCAAGTGA
- the LOC110654478 gene encoding RPM1-interacting protein 4 isoform X2 produces the protein MAQRSHVPKFGNWDDDNIPYTAYFDNARKEKASVPINPNDPEQNPEAFMYGRGDLSFGHSQKSITSESGSSLLQAAGYRREKSERKKGWVTEGANNSFSTSVAPQHCRHRSASHPSDNDKHHRSTSIPQFGAWDETDPNSGEGFTVIFNRVKEEKKNSSAAIPPLPPQPSYYPAPQRNQSTSSSPSRLCCCLFSCGSK, from the exons ATGGCT CAACGTTCCCATGTCCCAAAATTCGGAAACTGGGACGATGATAATATACCTTACACTGCATACTTTGATAATGCACGCAAAGAGAAGGCCAGCGTCCCCATTAACCCAAATGATCCGGAGCAGAATCCAGAGGCCTTCATGTATGGGAGAGGTGATTTGAGTTTTGGCCACAGCCAAAAGAGTATCACGTCAGAATCTGGCAGTTCTCTGCTGCAGGCTGCAGGTTATCGTCGGGAAAAATCCGAGCGGAAGAAGGGTTGGGTCACTGAGGGAGCTAATAATAGCTTCTCTACATCTGTTGCCCCGCAGCATTGTAGACACAGAAGTGCAAGTCATCCATCTGATAATGACAAA CACCAtagatcaacttcaattcctcaaTTTGGAGCTTGGGATGAAACAGACCCCAATTCTGGAGAAGGTTTTACTGTAATTTTCAACAGAGTGAAAGAGGAGAAAAAAAATTCATCTGCTGCAATCCCACCTCTCCCACCACAGCCATCTTATTATCCTGCACCTCAAAGAAACCAATCTACTTCTTCCTCTCCATCAAGG CTCTGTTGCTGTCTTTTTTCTTGCGGAAGCAAGTGA
- the LOC110666230 gene encoding tropinone reductase-like 3 isoform X2, whose product MFTLIQKNVDEAVEKLKAQGIQVLGVVCHVSNAEQRKNLIEKTVEKYGKIDVVVSNAAANPSAESILETQESVLDKLWEINVKASILLLKDAAPHMQKGSSVILISSIGGYNPHASMAIYGVTKTALLGLTKALAAEMAPDTRVNCIAPGFVPTHFADFITKSDAMRKSIEQNTLLNRLGTTEDMASATAFLASDDASYITGETLVVAGGMPSRL is encoded by the exons ATGTTCACATTGATCCAGAAAAATGTAGATGAGGCTGTTGAGAAACTTAAAGCTCAGGGTATCCAAGTGTTAGGTGTTGTTTGTCATGTCTCAAATGCAGAACAAAGAAAGAATCTCATTGAGAAGACAGTTGAG AAATATGGAAAAATAGATGTGGTTGTATCCAATGCCGCTGCAAATCCATCTGCTGAATCTATTTTGGAGACTCAAGAATCTGTCCTTGACAAGCTTTGGGAAATCAATGTCAAAGCCTCTATCCTTCTTTTGAAg GATGCTGCTCCTCATATGCAGAAGGGTTCTTCAGTCATTTTGATTTCCTCAATCGGTGGTTACAATCCTCATGCTTCCATGGCTATATATGGGGTGACAAAGACAGCTCTTCTTGGGCTTACTAAG GCCCTTGCAGCTGAAATGGCACCTGATACTCGTGTAAATTGTATTGCTCCTGGGTTTGTACCAACACATTTTGCCGATTTCATCACAAAAAGTGACGCCATG AGGAAGTCCATTGAGCAAAATACGTTGCTTAACAGGCTTGGTACCACAGAAGACATGGCTTCTGCAACTGCCTTTTTGGCATCCGATGATGCTTCTTATATAACAGGAGAAACTTTGGTCGTGGCTGGTGGGATGCCGTCTAGACTATAG
- the LOC110666230 gene encoding tropinone reductase-like 3 isoform X1 — MDTKKNFGKRFEEKVAIVTASTQGIGFAIAQRLGWEGAAVVISSRKQKNVDEAVEKLKAQGIQVLGVVCHVSNAEQRKNLIEKTVEKYGKIDVVVSNAAANPSAESILETQESVLDKLWEINVKASILLLKDAAPHMQKGSSVILISSIGGYNPHASMAIYGVTKTALLGLTKALAAEMAPDTRVNCIAPGFVPTHFADFITKSDAMRKSIEQNTLLNRLGTTEDMASATAFLASDDASYITGETLVVAGGMPSRL; from the exons ATGGATACGAAGAAAAATTTtggcaagagatttgaagagaaggTGGCGATTGTCACAGCTTCCACTCAGGGCATAGGCTTTGCAATAGCCCAGCGACTCGGCTGGGAAGGCGCCGCCGTTGTCATCTCTTCTCGCAAGCAG AAAAATGTAGATGAGGCTGTTGAGAAACTTAAAGCTCAGGGTATCCAAGTGTTAGGTGTTGTTTGTCATGTCTCAAATGCAGAACAAAGAAAGAATCTCATTGAGAAGACAGTTGAG AAATATGGAAAAATAGATGTGGTTGTATCCAATGCCGCTGCAAATCCATCTGCTGAATCTATTTTGGAGACTCAAGAATCTGTCCTTGACAAGCTTTGGGAAATCAATGTCAAAGCCTCTATCCTTCTTTTGAAg GATGCTGCTCCTCATATGCAGAAGGGTTCTTCAGTCATTTTGATTTCCTCAATCGGTGGTTACAATCCTCATGCTTCCATGGCTATATATGGGGTGACAAAGACAGCTCTTCTTGGGCTTACTAAG GCCCTTGCAGCTGAAATGGCACCTGATACTCGTGTAAATTGTATTGCTCCTGGGTTTGTACCAACACATTTTGCCGATTTCATCACAAAAAGTGACGCCATG AGGAAGTCCATTGAGCAAAATACGTTGCTTAACAGGCTTGGTACCACAGAAGACATGGCTTCTGCAACTGCCTTTTTGGCATCCGATGATGCTTCTTATATAACAGGAGAAACTTTGGTCGTGGCTGGTGGGATGCCGTCTAGACTATAG